The following are from one region of the Corythoichthys intestinalis isolate RoL2023-P3 chromosome 17, ASM3026506v1, whole genome shotgun sequence genome:
- the sptlc1 gene encoding serine palmitoyltransferase 1, with protein sequence MASGQQWVLVEMVQALYEAPSYHLILEGILILWIVRLLFSKTYRLHETNKLTEKEKEDLIEEWQPEPLSPAVPKDSPYITYDVVTGPPSHKITINGKECINFASFNFLGLLDNERVKQKALSSLKKYGVGTCGPRGFYGTFDVHLELESRLAKFMKTEEAIIYSYGFATIASAIPAYAKRGDIIFVDEAACFSIQKGLQASRSLIKYFKHNDMEDLERLLQEQELEDQQNPRKARVTRRFIVVEGLYINTADICPLPELVKLKYKYKVRIFLEESMSFGVLGEHGRGVTEHFGVNIEDIDLISANMENSVASIGGFCCGRSFVIDHQRLSGQGYCFSASLPPMLAAAAIEALSIMQENPEIFTILREKCTYVYKALQEIPGLKLVGMQFAPALHLQLERSSGSRESDMQLLRSIVDYCMERQVALTLARYLEKEERYPPPPSIRVVVTIEQTEEEILKAKSCIQEAALALLK encoded by the exons ATGGCGTCTGGACAGCAATGGGTGTTGGTGGAAATGGTACAAGCGTTGTATGAG GCCCCGTCTTATCACCTCATTTTGGAAGGTATCCTCATACTATGGATCGTCAGGCTTCTTTTCTCTAAAACCTACAGGCTCCATGAGACAAATAAACTAACTGAAAAG GAAAAGGAAGATCTAATTGAAGAATGGCAGCCTGAACCACTTTCTCCCGCTGTTCCCAAAGATTCGCCATACATTACCTACGATGTTGTCACAGG ACCTCCAAGccacaaaatcaccatcaatggaAAAGAATGCATTAACTTTGCATCATTCAACTTCCTGGGCCTCCTTGACAATGAACGAGTCAAG CAAAAGGCTCTGTCATCATTGAAGAAATATGGTGTCGGAACATGTGGTCCCAGGGGTTTTTATGGAACTTTTG ATGTTCACCTGGAGTTGGAGAGTCGACTAGCCAAATTCATGAAAACGGAAGAAGCCATCATCTACTCATATGGCTTTGCTACTATTGCGAGTGCAATCCCGGCATACGCGAAAAGGGGCGATATTATCTTTGT GGATGAGGCAGCCTGCTTTTCCATCCAAAAAGGCCTGCAAGCATCCCGCAGCTTGATTAAGTACTTCAAGCACAATGACATGGAGGATTTGGAGAGGCTTCTACAGGAGCAAGAGTTGGAGGACCAGCAG AACCCTCGCAAGGCTCGAGTGACTCGCAGGTTTATTGTTGTGGAGGGACTGTACATTAACACTGCTGACATCTGTCCTCTTCCTGAACTG GTGAAACTGAAATATAAGTACAAGGTGCGGATTTTCCTGGAGGAGAGCATGTCTTTTGGTGTGTTGGGAGAGCATGGCCGAGGAGTCACGGAGCACTTTGGAGTCAAT ATAGAGGACATTGACCTAATCAGTGCTAACATGGAGAATTCCGTTGCCTCTATTGGAGGCTTTTGCTGCGGGCGCTCTTTTGTCATAGACCACCAG CGCTTGTCAGGCCAAGGCTACTGTTTTTCTGCATCCTTGCCTCCCATGCTGGCTGCAGCAGCCATTGAGGCCCTCAGTATCATGCAGGAAAATCCAG AAATATTCaccattctgagggaaaaatGCACATATGTTTACAAAGCATTACAAGA AATTCCAGGGCTAAAATTAGTGGGAATGCAGTTTGCCCCAGCGCTTCACCTGCAGTTAGAGAGAAGTTCAGGCTCCAGAGAGTCTGACATGCAGCTTCTGCGCTCAATAGTAGATTAT TGTATGGAAAGGCAAGTGGCTCTGACCCTTGCCCGATACCTAGAAAAAGAAGAGCGATATCCCCCTCCACCAAG CATCCGGGTGGTGGTGACCATTGAACAGACAGAGGAGGAAATACTAAAGGCCAAGTCCTGTATCCAGGAAGCTGCTTTAGCACTACTGAAAtga